In Hevea brasiliensis isolate MT/VB/25A 57/8 chromosome 13, ASM3005281v1, whole genome shotgun sequence, a single genomic region encodes these proteins:
- the LOC110648341 gene encoding VAMP-like protein YKT61 isoform X2: protein MKITALLVIKCNPEGSDSVILANASDVSHFGYFQRSSVKEFIVFVSRTVAKRTPPGQRQSVQHEEYKVHSYNRNGLCAVGFMDDPYPVRSAFSVLNQVLDEYQKNFGDSWRTVQADNAQPWPYLNEALTKFQDPAEADKLLKIQRELDETKIILHKTIDSVLARGEKLDSLVEKSSDLSAASQMFYKQAKKTNQCCTIL from the exons tgaagatCACAGCTCTTTTGGTAATTAAGTGCAATCCAGAGGGGTCGGATTCGGTAATTTTAGCAAACGCTTCCGATGTGAGCCATTTCGGGTACTTTCAGAGGTCCAGCGTCAAAGAATTCATAGTTTTTGTCAGTCGGACCGTCGCCAAACGCACCCCTCCCGGCCAACGCCAGTCTGTCCAGCACGAAG AGTACAAGGTGCATTCTTACAACCGAAATGGCCTGTGTGCAGTGGGGTTTATGGATGATCCCTATCCAGTCCGAAGTGCATTTTCCGTTCTCAACCAG GTGCTAGATGAGTATCAGAAGAATTTTGGTGATTCATGGAGGACTGTGCAGGCAGATAATGCTCAACCCTGGCCATATTTGAATGAAGCATTGACCAAGTTCCAA GATCCTGCAGAAGCAGACAAGTTGTTGAAAATTCAGAGGGAGTTGGATGAGACAAAAATTATCCTT CATAAAACTATCGACAGTGTGCTTGCACGAGGTGAGAAACTGGACAGCCTAGTTGAGAAGAGTTCAGATCTGAGTGCTGCTTCACAG ATGTTCTACAAGCAGGCAAAAAAAACCAATCAATGTTGTACCATACTGTAA
- the LOC110648341 gene encoding VAMP-like protein YKT61 isoform X1: protein MKITALLVIKCNPEGSDSVILANASDVSHFGYFQRSSVKEFIVFVSRTVAKRTPPGQRQSVQHEEYKVHSYNRNGLCAVGFMDDPYPVRSAFSVLNQVLDEYQKNFGDSWRTVQADNAQPWPYLNEALTKFQDPAEADKLLKIQRELDETKIILHKTIDSVLARGEKLDSLVEKSSDLSAASQMFYKQAKKTNQCCTIL from the exons atgaagatCACAGCTCTTTTGGTAATTAAGTGCAATCCAGAGGGGTCGGATTCGGTAATTTTAGCAAACGCTTCCGATGTGAGCCATTTCGGGTACTTTCAGAGGTCCAGCGTCAAAGAATTCATAGTTTTTGTCAGTCGGACCGTCGCCAAACGCACCCCTCCCGGCCAACGCCAGTCTGTCCAGCACGAAG AGTACAAGGTGCATTCTTACAACCGAAATGGCCTGTGTGCAGTGGGGTTTATGGATGATCCCTATCCAGTCCGAAGTGCATTTTCCGTTCTCAACCAG GTGCTAGATGAGTATCAGAAGAATTTTGGTGATTCATGGAGGACTGTGCAGGCAGATAATGCTCAACCCTGGCCATATTTGAATGAAGCATTGACCAAGTTCCAA GATCCTGCAGAAGCAGACAAGTTGTTGAAAATTCAGAGGGAGTTGGATGAGACAAAAATTATCCTT CATAAAACTATCGACAGTGTGCTTGCACGAGGTGAGAAACTGGACAGCCTAGTTGAGAAGAGTTCAGATCTGAGTGCTGCTTCACAG ATGTTCTACAAGCAGGCAAAAAAAACCAATCAATGTTGTACCATACTGTAA